The nucleotide window GGACGCGACAACATCCGCGTCAACGTGATCTGCCCGTTCGCCGAATCCGACGGCGTCCAGCTCTGGAAGCAGTTCGCACCGGACGATTACGCGAAGGCGGTGCGGCGTGTTCCGATGAAGCGGATCGGCGATGTTCGCACCGATGTGGGGGCATTGGTGGCGTTCCTGCTGAGCACCGATGCGTCGTTCATCACCGCCCAGACCATTCAGGTCGACGGCGGGATCGGGTGCTTCCGATGAACGTGCACAGCGAGTCGCTGCGAGACCGCCAGCGAGCGCAGGTCAGAGCCGACATCAGGCGGGCGGCCTGCCAGCTATTCATCGAACGCGGCTACGACGCGGTGACCACCGAGGAGATCGCCGCCGCCGCGGGCGTCTCCTCACGCACTTTCTTCCGGCATGTGCCCACCAAGGAGGACCTGCTGCTGGCGCCCGTTCGTCATGGCGGGGCGGCGATCGTCAACCTACTCGAACAACGGCCGGCCGACGAGTCGCCGGACGTCGCGCTGGCGAACGCGATCATTACCCGGGTCCGCTCGTTCGACGAGGCCGACTGCGAAGATTGGCGGGAAGCCTTGCTGGTGTCGCACGGGCTGCTCGGCAAGGTCACCATGCACACCTCCGCCGACAAGGATCGGGCGACGAAGCTGATCGCCGAACGGATGGGGGTCCACCCCGACGCCGACATCCGGCCCGGCCTGCTGGTCCAACTCGCCTTTGCTGCAGCAGA belongs to Mycobacterium basiliense and includes:
- a CDS encoding TetR/AcrR family transcriptional regulator, whose product is MHSESLRDRQRAQVRADIRRAACQLFIERGYDAVTTEEIAAAAGVSSRTFFRHVPTKEDLLLAPVRHGGAAIVNLLEQRPADESPDVALANAIITRVRSFDEADCEDWREALLVSHGLLGKVTMHTSADKDRATKLIAERMGVHPDADIRPGLLVQLAFAAADFGFQRWVRQHTKKPRPLERLISEALMAVRSPHWDPHWERNARS